A genomic region of Pseudoalteromonas piscicida contains the following coding sequences:
- a CDS encoding YceI family protein encodes MLKYLLLGSALISSQAFAAWQFNQQQSDVSFVSVKQTSVAEVHHFKTIDGTLSAKGELEVNIDLASVETMIPIRNERMQKMLFNVAQHPKAKVNADVSEVLAKLKAGTQKINDVTATLTLHGQIQKISLDLLITKSANGLVVTPVHAFILDSKQFGLDKGIEALREIAGLKTIATSVPVSFNLVFDEQN; translated from the coding sequence ATGCTAAAGTACCTTCTTTTAGGTAGTGCACTTATTTCTTCTCAGGCGTTCGCAGCTTGGCAATTTAATCAACAACAAAGCGATGTTAGTTTTGTGTCTGTGAAACAGACTAGCGTTGCAGAAGTACATCATTTTAAAACGATAGATGGTACATTATCTGCTAAAGGCGAGCTTGAGGTTAATATTGACCTGGCAAGCGTTGAAACGATGATCCCGATCCGTAATGAACGCATGCAAAAGATGCTGTTCAATGTAGCGCAACACCCAAAGGCGAAAGTTAACGCTGATGTTTCTGAAGTGCTTGCTAAACTTAAAGCTGGTACACAAAAAATCAATGATGTGACAGCAACATTGACACTGCATGGTCAGATCCAAAAGATCAGCCTAGACTTACTGATAACGAAAAGTGCTAATGGCTTGGTGGTTACACCGGTACATGCATTTATTCTAGATTCAAAGCAGTTTGGGTTAGATAAAGGGATTGAAGCGCTACGAGAAATTGCGGGTCTGAAGACTATCGCGACTAGCGTGCCTGTTAGCTTCAACTTGGTTTTTGATGAACAAAATTGA
- a CDS encoding DUF1285 domain-containing protein has translation MNKIDALIKQYVTNHAPTENWSAPSCGFSDIKIAADGRWFHQGREIKRQSLVALFASVLTFDGQQYWLKTPAESCEIEVLAHPFIIEQWRYCDDASALELSPCIIAIDNLGREWPICDVFPLALEHVNGGDIPFLTLNYGLTARISRNVYYQWVELLEEDEKGFYLMSAKTRFYLS, from the coding sequence ATGAACAAAATTGATGCGTTAATCAAACAGTATGTTACGAATCATGCGCCGACCGAAAATTGGTCGGCGCCGTCGTGCGGTTTTTCTGACATCAAAATTGCGGCGGACGGTCGTTGGTTTCATCAAGGGCGTGAAATTAAACGGCAATCGCTAGTTGCCTTGTTTGCTAGTGTTTTAACCTTTGATGGTCAGCAGTATTGGTTAAAAACACCAGCAGAAAGTTGTGAGATAGAGGTGCTTGCTCATCCTTTTATTATCGAGCAATGGCGTTATTGTGATGATGCATCGGCTTTGGAGTTATCACCTTGTATTATCGCGATAGATAATTTAGGCCGTGAATGGCCCATTTGTGATGTGTTTCCACTAGCCCTTGAGCATGTTAATGGGGGAGATATTCCATTTCTCACACTCAATTATGGTTTAACCGCTAGAATTTCACGAAATGTCTATTATCAGTGGGTTGAATTGCTCGAGGAAGATGAAAAAGGCTTTTATCTGATGTCGGCAAAGACGCGCTTTTATCTTAGCTAA